In Aedes albopictus strain Foshan chromosome 3, AalbF5, whole genome shotgun sequence, the following are encoded in one genomic region:
- the LOC109418285 gene encoding E3 ubiquitin-protein ligase TRIM37, producing MADHKPSSSKHSPLASSSTDHDSRLQFLDHFDDIFKCTICLIKLQDPHLCPRCSKLYCYDCISEWLLSESEQHMNCPNCKLDLQLDKLVKVRWFEEVEQLQRNCLEPSPTTAAAVRAPSSGNGTATTISTAAAVASKKKDICPKHLRSINFYCCPCKLCVCDECAVADEHHLDHTFKSLDVIYESNLQIAEEEFEKVKHYTKRIASLIEKVERNSELVKKVKEEKLKEIRSVAESAIEGLERQVNDKLQKLQGHKYALMAEMQDIEQSLRIMEGEVVASSRSQFMAKKSRIFKECNKIRMNPIKDFKQIRVPVSLKIEIPTIYETGIFVIENFSSFDDNKVAYSNEFTDTFGHIWRIMVWCVISEDQLGIYLELVEGLPCWIECRFQLLHPDSKRVIHKRIKQHFDRSTQKDWGFRDFVALKTILDENYLKDDDSLELLYHIRPCTGGGGGGGGADFE from the exons ATGGCCGACCATAAGCCGTCCTCGAGCAAGCATTCCCCGCTCGCCTCCTCCTCCACCGACCACGACAGCCGTCTGCAGTTTCTAGATCACTTTGACGACATCTTCAAGTGTACGATCTGTCTAATCAAACTGCAAGACCCGCATCTGTGCCCACGCTGTTCCAAGCTCTACTGCTACGACTGCATCTCCGAGTGGCTACTGTCCGAGTCCGAGCAGCACATGAACTGCCCAAACTGCAAGCTCGACCTCCAGCTGGACAAGCTGGTGAAAGTGCGATGGTTCGAGGAGGTGGAACAACTTCAACGCAACTGCCTTGAACCGTCgccgacgacggcggcggcggtgagGGCACCCAGCAGCGGTAACGGCACCGCGACGACCATCTCCACCGCTGCCGCTGTTGCGTCCAAGAAGAAGGACATCTGTCCGAAGCACCTGAGATCAATCAACTTCTATTGCTGTCCGTGCAAGCTGTGTGTGTGCGATGAATGTGCCGTGGCCGACGAGCACCATCTGGATCACACGTTCAAGAGCTTGGACGTGATCTACGAGAGCAACCTGCAGATTGCGGAAGAAGAGTTCGAGAAGGTCAAACACTACACCAAGAGGATTGCGTCGCTGATCGAGAAAGTGGAACGCAACAGCGAGCTGGTCAAGAAGGTGAAGGAGGAAAAGCTGAAGGAGATCCGCTCGGTTGCGGAGAGTGCCATCGAAGGGCTCGAGCGACAAGTCAACGACAAGCTGCAGAAGCTGCAGGGTCACAAGTATGCGCTGATGGCCGAGATGCAGGACATCGAACAGTCGCTGCGCATTATGGAGGGGGAGGTGGTGGCCAGCAGCCGATCGCAGTTTATGGCGAAGAAGTCCAGGATTTTCAAGGAGTGCAATAAGATTCGGATGAACCCGATCAAGGATTTCAAGCAGATTAGAGTTCCTGTAAGCTTGAAAAT TGAAATTCCCACAATTTACGAGACTGGCATTTTTGTGATCGAAAACTTCTCCTCGTTCGACGACAACAAGGTCGCTTACTCGAACGAATTTACCGACAcgtttggccacatctggcgcaTAATGGTGTGGTGCGTGATCTCCGAGGATCAACTAGGCATCTATTTGGAACTGGTCGAGGGATTGCCATGCTG GATTGAATGCCGCTTTCAGTTGCTACATCCCGACTCCAAGCGCGTCATCCACAAACGCATCAAGCAACACTTCGATCGGTCGACGCAGAAGGACTGGGGATTCCGCGACTTTGTTGCCCTGAAGACCATCCTGGACGAAAACTACCTGAAGGATGACGACTCGCTCGAACTGTTATATCACATTCGACCATGCAccggtggtggcggcggcggcggcggagcAGACTTCGAGTAA
- the LOC109418283 gene encoding constitutive coactivator of PPAR-gamma-like protein 1, which produces MGVRHLDTFVRERVPGGCHPINIENEVRKYIQTASTANPPVPIIVVDLISLYSSMSQHDPRGVYFGGRFNLAYVAIDEFFGKLKGLGAQLVFFYDGPVQDEKSENWCKRQDERYTRRLDMLDAIESGTSVDVLMKKYEIPHNTLYPLKYIARQYGEFRLAISRECDQELAAFATRANALAIIADDSDFLIYEGSWKYWSCRELELSTLSTMELSRVALAKCLCLSSEQMPLFATLGGNDVMPYEVVRALHNLLGHSRDKFPNIARYIRELPKKPFVEKDIINILRRTTEGEPVTKDLVQRFQQSLDVYSVVSWSS; this is translated from the exons ATGGGTGTGCGTCATCTAGATACTTTTGTCCGCGAAAGGGTACCCGGAGGGTGCCACCCTATCAACATTGAAAACGAAGTCCG GAAATACATTCAAACGGCATCGACAGCGAATCCACCGGTCCCGATAATAGTGGTTGACTTAATTTCGTTGTATTCGTCTATGAGTCAGCACGATCCGAGGGGAGTTTATTTCGGTGGACGATTTAACTTGGCGTACGTTGCAATTGATGAGTTCTTCGGCAAGCTCAAGGGTCTAGGTGCCCAGTTGGTATTTTTCTACGATGGGCCAGTGCAAGACGAAAAAAGCGAAAACTGGTGCAAGCGTCAAGATGAAAGGTATACGAGAAGACTAGACATGCTTGATGCTATTGAAAGCGGAACTAGCGTAGATGTACTCATGAAAAAATACGAGATTCCACACAACACGCTATATCCTCTGAAGTACATTGCTAGGCAGTACGGGGAATTCAGACTGGCTATCTCCCGCGAGTGTGATCAAGAGCTAGCGGCCTTCGCCACTAGGGCTAATGCCCTGGCTATAATCGCTGATGACTCGGACTTCCTGATCTACGAAGGCTCCTGGAAATACTGGTCATGCCGGGAGCTAGAACTATCCACGCTATCTACGATGGAGCTTAGCCGAGTGGCTCTGGCAAAATGTCTGTGCTTAAGCTCTGAACAAATGCCGCTTTTCGCTACTCTTGGCGGTAATGATGTCATGCCCTACGAGGTCGTCAGAGCGTTACATAACCTATTAGGACACAGCAGAGATAAATTCCCGAACATTGCACGGTACATTAGAGAGTTGCCCAAAAAGCCCTTCGTAGAAAAGGATATAATCAACATTCTCAGGAGAACTACAGAAGGGGAACCCGTTACCAAGGATTTGGTCCAGCGCTTCCAGCAGAGCTTGGATGTATACAGTGTGGTAAGTTGGTCTTCTTAA